A part of Sus scrofa isolate TJ Tabasco breed Duroc chromosome 15, Sscrofa11.1, whole genome shotgun sequence genomic DNA contains:
- the INHA gene encoding inhibin alpha chain isoform X1, with translation MGRGDWGGPGQTLTEGAQGWVWVHRWQGQVSYVASAAPLAVGPTEWAWLPGPGAGPGACPGQGARCGDEPAAGELAREAEEGLFTYVFRPSQHTRSRQVTSAQLWFHTGLDRQGMAAANSSGPLLDLLALSSRGPVAVPMSLGQAPPRWAVLHLAASALPLLTHPVLVLLLRCPLCSCSARPEATPFLVAHTRARPPSGGERARRSTAPLPWPWSPAALRLLQRPPEEPAVHADCHRASLNISFQELGWDRWIVHPPSFIFHYCHGGCGLPTLPNLPLSVPGAPPTPVQPLLLVPGAQPCCAALPGTMRSLRVRTTSDGGYSFKYETVPNLLTQHCACI, from the exons atggggaggggagattgGGGAGGCCCTGGGCAGACCCTGACAGAAGGGGCACAGGGCTGGGTGTGGGTTCACCGTTGGCAGGGCCAGGTGAGCTATGTGGCCTCAGCTGCTCCTCTTGCTGTTGGCCCCACGGAGTGGGCATGGCTGCCAGGGCCCGGAGCTGGACCGGGAGCTTGTCCTGGCCAAG gTGCCCGCTGTGGGGACGAGCCAGCTGCTGGAGAGCTGGCCCGGGAGGCTGAGGAGGGCCTCTTCACATATGTATTCCGGCCGTCCCAGCACACACGCAGCCGCCAGGTGACTTCAGCTCAGCTGTGGTTCCACACGGGACTGGACAGACAGGGGATGGCAGCCGCCAATAGCTCTGGGCCCCTGCTGGACCTGCTGGCACTATCATCCAGGGGTCCTGTGGCTGTGCCCATGTCACTGGGCCAGGCGCCCCCTCGCTGGGCTGTGCTGCACCTGGCCGCCTCTGCCCTCCCTTTGTTGACCCACCCAgtcctggtgctgctgctgcgCTGTCCTCTCTGTTCCTGCTCAGCCCGGCCCGAGGCCACCCCCTTCCTGGTGGCCCACACTCGGGCCAGGCCACCCAGCGGAGGGGAGAGGGCCCGACGCTCCACCGCCCCTCTGCCCTGGCCTTGGTCCCCCGCCGCGCTGCGCCTGCTGCAGAGGCCCCCGGAGGAACCCGCTGTGCACGCCGACTGCCACAGAGCTTCCCTCAACATCTCCTTCCAGGAGCTGGGCTGGGACCGGTGGATCGTGCACCCTCCCAGTTTCATCTTCCACTACTGTCACGGGGGCTGCGGGCTGCCGACCCTGCCCAACCTGCCCCTGTCTGTCCCTGGGGCCCCCCCTACCCCTGTCCAGCCCCTGTTGTTGGTGCCAGGGGCTCAGCCCTGCTGCGCTGCTCTCCCGGGGACCATGAGGTCCCTACGCGTTCGCACCACCTCGGATGGAGGTTACTCTTTCAAGTACGAGACAGTGCCCAACCTTCTCACCCAGCACTGTGCCTGCATCTAA
- the INHA gene encoding inhibin alpha chain precursor (The RefSeq protein has 1 substitution compared to this genomic sequence) encodes MWPQLLLLLLAPRSGHGCQGPELDRELVLAKVRALFLDALGPPAVTGEGGDPGVRRLPRRHAVGGFMRRGSEPEEEDVSQAILFPATGARCGDEPAAGELAREAEEGLFTYVFRPSQHTHSRQVTSAQLWFHTGLDRQGMAAANSSGPLLDLLALSSRGPVAVPMSLGQAPPRWAVLHLAASALPLLTHPVLVLLLRCPLCSCSARPEATPFLVAHTRARPPSGGERARRSTAPLPWPWSPAALRLLQRPPEEPAVHADCHRASLNISFQELGWDRWIVHPPSFIFHYCHGGCGLPTLPNLPLSVPGAPPTPVQPLLLVPGAQPCCAALPGTMRSLRVRTTSDGGYSFKYETVPNLLTQHCACI; translated from the exons ATGTGGCCTCAGCTGCTCCTCTTGCTGTTGGCCCCACGGAGTGGGCATGGCTGCCAGGGCCCGGAGCTGGACCGGGAGCTTGTCCTGGCCAAGGTGAGGGCTCTGTTCCTGGATGCCTTGGGACCCCCGGCAGTGACTGGGGAAGGTGGGGATCCTGGAGTCAGGCGTCTGCCCCGAAGACATGCTGTGGGGGGCTTCATGCGCAGGGGCTCTGAGCCCGAGGAGGAGGATGTCTCCCAGGCCATCCTTTTCCCGGCTACAG gTGCCCGCTGTGGGGACGAGCCAGCTGCTGGAGAGCTGGCCCGGGAGGCTGAGGAGGGCCTCTTCACATATGTATTCCGGCCGTCCCAGCACACACGCAGCCGCCAGGTGACTTCAGCTCAGCTGTGGTTCCACACGGGACTGGACAGACAGGGGATGGCAGCCGCCAATAGCTCTGGGCCCCTGCTGGACCTGCTGGCACTATCATCCAGGGGTCCTGTGGCTGTGCCCATGTCACTGGGCCAGGCGCCCCCTCGCTGGGCTGTGCTGCACCTGGCCGCCTCTGCCCTCCCTTTGTTGACCCACCCAgtcctggtgctgctgctgcgCTGTCCTCTCTGTTCCTGCTCAGCCCGGCCCGAGGCCACCCCCTTCCTGGTGGCCCACACTCGGGCCAGGCCACCCAGCGGAGGGGAGAGGGCCCGACGCTCCACCGCCCCTCTGCCCTGGCCTTGGTCCCCCGCCGCGCTGCGCCTGCTGCAGAGGCCCCCGGAGGAACCCGCTGTGCACGCCGACTGCCACAGAGCTTCCCTCAACATCTCCTTCCAGGAGCTGGGCTGGGACCGGTGGATCGTGCACCCTCCCAGTTTCATCTTCCACTACTGTCACGGGGGCTGCGGGCTGCCGACCCTGCCCAACCTGCCCCTGTCTGTCCCTGGGGCCCCCCCTACCCCTGTCCAGCCCCTGTTGTTGGTGCCAGGGGCTCAGCCCTGCTGCGCTGCTCTCCCGGGGACCATGAGGTCCCTACGCGTTCGCACCACCTCGGATGGAGGTTACTCTTTCAAGTACGAGACAGTGCCCAACCTTCTCACCCAGCACTGTGCCTGCATCTAA